The following proteins are co-located in the Candidatus Methanoperedens sp. genome:
- a CDS encoding aquaporin, whose translation MFKKIVAEFIGTFALVFAGTGAIIDDSLTGKIGHIGIAMSFGLVVAVMIYSLGHISKAHFNPAVTIGFASVGKFEKKHVLPYIGAQIGGAILASALLFMIFGNIGNLGATLPRGSWEQSFILEVVMTFFLMLVIISVATDARVKPEVSGIAIGGVVALDALFGGAISGASMNPARSLGPAIIGGILDHQWIYLVAPVIGSLIAVVIYEYIRTGKKVMDG comes from the coding sequence ATGTTCAAGAAAATCGTGGCGGAATTTATAGGAACATTTGCTCTTGTGTTTGCTGGAACAGGAGCTATAATTGATGATTCATTAACCGGGAAAATAGGACACATTGGCATAGCCATGTCTTTTGGATTGGTGGTAGCTGTTATGATATATTCCCTGGGGCATATATCGAAAGCCCATTTTAATCCTGCTGTGACGATTGGTTTTGCTTCAGTCGGGAAATTTGAAAAAAAGCACGTTCTCCCTTATATCGGTGCTCAAATTGGAGGTGCAATTCTCGCAAGCGCTTTACTTTTTATGATATTCGGTAATATCGGGAACCTTGGCGCTACCCTGCCCAGAGGTTCATGGGAGCAGTCGTTTATATTAGAAGTTGTAATGACCTTTTTCCTGATGTTAGTTATAATATCAGTCGCTACAGATGCCAGGGTTAAACCTGAAGTTTCGGGTATTGCAATAGGCGGGGTCGTAGCCCTTGATGCACTTTTCGGGGGTGCAATCTCCGGTGCGTCAATGAATCCTGCCAGGTCTTTAGGACCAGCGATAATTGGTGGAATACTGGATCATCAATGGATATATCTGGTAGCCCCGGTCATAGGTTCACTAAT
- a CDS encoding pyridoxal-phosphate dependent enzyme has protein sequence MGILKCRDCGTLYPEAMITSCSECYGPVDTCIEDIDRSIKSKIESRYPSMWRYLEFLPVNDKRAVDLNDGWTPLLRSDRLGEVTGIKNLHLKFEGTNPTQSYEDRSVSISINKAIEFNSTEIGCASTHYIADSVAAHAARTGLKSYIFVPDNTTPEIISPLLSYGAQVLKVYKQEGDIDCQCHGNDPATCTLVTRIAEIPELNLPIVDLDLRSYFNSGYKTLSYEIAEQLGWKSPDNIVIPEGSGSLTYNMYLGFKELYESGLIEDLPEFFIVQSSGCAPIVDALIRGKEIPTPLRNPVTLCENLRVGDPADGLYALRAIKHGGYGIAVEDKEGIEYAELIAKKEGILPDYSGGLAVAGMVRLCEAGKISPADSTVVVLPASGIKKRDSCQLCPDLQVPRISSNIADLQSYLETEKKNMIRTAIFKKAGEAAEPPALLRI, from the coding sequence ATGGGTATATTAAAATGCAGGGATTGTGGAACTTTGTATCCTGAGGCTATGATAACATCCTGTAGTGAATGTTATGGTCCTGTTGATACATGTATAGAAGACATTGACAGAAGCATCAAAAGCAAGATTGAGAGCCGTTATCCAAGCATGTGGCGGTATCTGGAGTTTCTGCCTGTCAATGATAAAAGGGCTGTGGATTTAAATGACGGATGGACTCCTTTGCTCAGAAGTGATAGACTTGGCGAGGTCACAGGCATAAAAAATCTTCATTTAAAATTCGAAGGTACTAATCCAACGCAATCTTATGAAGATCGTTCTGTAAGTATCTCCATAAATAAAGCGATTGAATTTAATAGCACTGAAATAGGATGCGCTTCGACACATTATATTGCGGACTCCGTAGCAGCGCACGCAGCAAGAACCGGGCTAAAATCTTATATCTTTGTTCCGGATAATACAACCCCTGAAATAATATCTCCTTTATTATCGTATGGAGCGCAAGTATTGAAAGTTTATAAACAGGAAGGGGATATAGATTGTCAATGCCATGGGAATGACCCGGCTACATGTACGCTGGTAACAAGGATCGCTGAAATACCGGAGTTGAATTTGCCGATTGTTGACCTGGATTTGCGCAGTTATTTCAATTCCGGTTATAAGACTTTGAGCTATGAGATAGCAGAGCAACTTGGATGGAAATCACCTGATAACATTGTGATACCGGAAGGCTCCGGCTCTCTCACTTATAATATGTATTTAGGTTTTAAGGAACTGTACGAATCAGGACTGATAGAAGACTTACCTGAATTTTTTATAGTTCAATCCAGCGGTTGTGCTCCGATTGTGGACGCTTTGATCCGTGGAAAAGAAATACCAACCCCATTAAGGAATCCTGTGACTCTGTGCGAAAATCTTCGGGTTGGTGATCCGGCCGATGGTCTTTATGCCCTCAGGGCAATTAAACATGGCGGGTATGGTATTGCAGTTGAGGATAAAGAAGGAATAGAATATGCGGAATTGATCGCAAAGAAAGAAGGAATATTACCGGATTATAGCGGAGGGCTGGCGGTTGCCGGAATGGTCAGGCTTTGCGAGGCTGGCAAAATAAGCCCGGCTGACAGCACGGTTGTTGTACTGCCGGCTTCAGGTATTAAGAAAAGAGATAGCTGCCAGTTATGTCCTGATTTACAAGTACCGAGAATTTCATCAAATATCGCAGATTTACAATCATATTTAGAAACTGAAAAGAAAAATATGATACGAACGGCAATATTTAAGAAAGCGGGGGAAGCTGCCGAGCCACCCGCTCTTTTAAGAATATAA